Proteins from a single region of Caloramator sp. E03:
- a CDS encoding AEC family transporter, which produces MLYTALESILSIASLITIGFILAQRRWFDEKSLNLIVKLIMQVSLPALMINTILTNFTNKQFLASINGLIIPILSILLCYLVAILISKFLNIDIKKRGLFVSLFFNSNTIFMGMPINEAIFGDKSIPYVLLYYIANTIFFWTFGVYEISKDGTSNHENILSLKPLKNVISPPFMGFVTAIIILILNISLPKWIMDTCKYLGSLTTPLSMIFVGATIYSTEIKDFYINKEIIGVLIGRFFISPIILILLTLGRDINELMRNVFVIQAAMPVMTNSAIISKKYNSDYKFASVMIAISTIASLFIVPLYSSILTMK; this is translated from the coding sequence TTGTTGTATACGGCATTAGAAAGTATATTAAGCATTGCATCATTAATAACAATAGGGTTTATATTGGCACAAAGAAGATGGTTTGATGAGAAATCTTTAAATTTAATTGTAAAACTTATAATGCAAGTTTCGCTTCCTGCTTTGATGATAAATACTATACTGACAAACTTTACAAACAAGCAGTTTTTGGCTTCAATTAATGGCCTTATAATACCAATCTTGTCAATATTGCTTTGCTATTTAGTGGCTATATTAATTTCAAAGTTTTTGAATATAGATATAAAAAAACGAGGGCTTTTTGTTTCCTTGTTTTTTAATTCTAATACCATATTCATGGGAATGCCGATAAATGAAGCTATATTTGGTGATAAAAGTATTCCTTATGTATTGCTTTATTATATTGCAAATACAATTTTTTTCTGGACCTTTGGGGTATATGAGATAAGCAAAGATGGGACAAGCAACCATGAAAATATATTATCCTTAAAGCCCTTAAAAAACGTAATTTCTCCTCCCTTTATGGGATTTGTAACTGCTATAATTATTTTAATACTAAATATAAGCCTTCCTAAATGGATAATGGATACATGCAAATATTTAGGCAGTTTAACAACCCCATTATCTATGATTTTTGTAGGAGCAACAATATATTCAACAGAAATCAAAGATTTTTATATAAATAAAGAAATAATAGGCGTTCTAATTGGAAGATTTTTCATATCACCAATTATTTTAATATTGCTTACATTAGGGCGTGATATAAATGAGCTTATGAGAAACGTATTTGTAATACAAGCAGCTATGCCTGTTATGACTAACTCTGCTATCATTTCCAAAAAATATAATTCAGATTATAAATTTGCTTCTGTCATGATAGCAATATCTACAATTGCATCCCTTTTTATAGTACCATTATACTCATCGATTCTTACGATGAAATGA